Within the Pseudarthrobacter sp. W1I19 genome, the region TGGCGTGGCGCTGCTGGCAGTACCGGTTCTTGCCGCGGCGTGGTGGCCTTGGCCGTTGTCCGAGCTCACAGGGAGGGCGATCGGAGCGTGGCTGGTCGGCCTGGGGTGGGCGGCCGCGCAGGGTCAGTTCAGCCGCGACCTCCGCACAGTCCGCCCCGTGGCCCTGACCTCCGTTGCCTTCGTCATTCTGCAGGCGATCGCCCTGCTGCGGTACGGCGGCGTCTTGACATGGCCGAGCGCACCGGCGATCGGCTTCGTAACCGTACTGCTTGCCATTGGAGTGGCCGGCGGGTGGGCGCTCTCGCTATCCCGTTCAGGGGTAACCCGGGCAGGCACCGTGGGACTGTAAATCCGCTCTTAACCGCAGGCATGGCGCACCATAGCGCAAGGATTCCGGCAAGATTCGGGCACTGCCCCCCACAACAGGCATCAGCCGGGGAGGGAGCGCCCTAAGCTCTGGTTTATGCGACTTTCGAGCAGCCGGCCATGACCGCCGAACACGGCCCTATCCTCCTCGGACAGCGGGTGCCGGGGCAAGCCGTCATGGAGGAGTTGATGGCGGTCCAGAGCGTGGTGCGGCCCCGTACGTGGCTCCAGCGGGTCTTCGGCACCAGTCCACTCAGCCCGGAGGCCCAGCCTTGGTACAAGGGGGCCCTCGGGGAGATCGCCGTCGGACGCATCCTTGAGCAACTGGGCCCCGACTGGCTGGTGCTGCATGCCATTCCTGTGGGGCGGGGTTCATCGGACATCGACCACCTGCTCGTGGGTCCGGCAGGCGTCTTCACGGTCAACACGAAGAACCACTCGGGCCAACCCGTATGGGTAGCGAACCGGACGCTTATGGTGGCGGGCAAGAAGACCCGGCACCTTTACAACGCCGACTTCGAAGCGTCGCGGGCGTCCAAGCTGCTCACTGCCGCCGTGGGTGGCGCGGTCGATGTTACTGCGATGGTGGTGGTTGTTGATCCCAAGAGTATGACGATCAAGTCCCGGCCCGACCGTGTTGTGGTGCTCAGGGACGGGCAGCTCCTGGGGTGGCTAAGGCATCGCAAATCCGAGCTGGGGCCGGCCGACGTGGGCAGGATAGCCTCTGCTGCTGTGCTGGCGCAGACCTGGCACCGAAAGCCGGGCCCAGCGGGGGATCCAGAGGGGCTGCAACAAAGCTTCATTGCGCTCCGGCTGCTGGTGCATCAGGCCCTACGGCGGCGGGCAGCCTGGGCGCTGGGCGTTCCGGTGGCCGGATTGCTGATGTTGGCCAACGCGGGCCACCTGGCGGCGGCGATACTGCAATCGTTGGGTGGACGGTGACATGCGTTTAGGGGCCTGCACATGAACATGCAGGACCCGCCGGTCGCCCCGATTACTGGTTCGCTAGGAGCTGCCGTGGAGGAACCGCTCCAGGTAGTCCTCTCCGGGGGAGCATCCGGTGTAGATGAAGTCCGGTGGATCGCAGGGTGATGATCGTAAACGCAGTCCGCCTTGCCACGGCGGTGCCAGTTGTTGGGGCCAGTGTTGTGGTTCCCAGTCGTGGTGTTGATGGTGTTTCGGGCAGAGCTGGGCCAGGTTGCTGATCCCGGTGGTACCGCCGTCTTGCCAGGCTTGAAGGTGGTCGGTCTCGTTGTCCAGGGATGGGTTGTTGCAGCCGGGGAAGGTGCACTTACCGTCCCGGAGTTGCAGGGCTTTTTTCATGGCTTTGGTGAGCCGGTAGCTGGTGCGTCCGATTTCCAGCGGCGCCCCGTCCCGCGGATCCACCAGCACCCGGTAGAACGAGGTGGCACCGTTGGCGATGAGTCTGCGGGCCATCGACGCAGGGATCGGACCATACCCGTCCAGGTTTGCCGGTTCGTCCGTGATGCCGAACAGGGCGAGTACCGGCACGGTGACGAGAACGTCCACCCTGGGTGCCGGGACGGTGCCCAAGGCGGCACCTGCGTACGTTTCACCCGGCTTGCCTGCAGCCGCGATGCTTTCTCCCGTGCTGCTTTGTTCTGTGCTGGCCTGTCCCGCGCTGCTTTGTCCTGTGCTGGCCTGTCCCGCGCTGCTTTCTTGTGTGCTGGTTTCCGGGCCGGGGTGAAGTGCGGTTCCGGCGCCGAGCAGGAGGCTGGCGGCGATGTCGGGGCGGAGTTGGGTGATGGTCCGGGGTTCGTCGGGGCCCTGGAGGCCGCGGGCGAGGGCGGTGGTGCGGTTCCAGATGGCTGAGGCCTGGTCCGC harbors:
- a CDS encoding nuclease-related domain-containing protein, which codes for MTAEHGPILLGQRVPGQAVMEELMAVQSVVRPRTWLQRVFGTSPLSPEAQPWYKGALGEIAVGRILEQLGPDWLVLHAIPVGRGSSDIDHLLVGPAGVFTVNTKNHSGQPVWVANRTLMVAGKKTRHLYNADFEASRASKLLTAAVGGAVDVTAMVVVVDPKSMTIKSRPDRVVVLRDGQLLGWLRHRKSELGPADVGRIASAAVLAQTWHRKPGPAGDPEGLQQSFIALRLLVHQALRRRAAWALGVPVAGLLMLANAGHLAAAILQSLGGR
- a CDS encoding HNH endonuclease signature motif containing protein; its protein translation is MGKAAVVKAFEDINAALAVLNAEAEGCGSEPFSDADPLAGLGDGCLDILAGTRVAEAGIAAVKAQAAVTYADTARAIAGPHVPVQALEMAVAAEIGALLALGSRAAGAFLAASHAITKERPLTFSALQAGTITWPHALAVVEETAGLDPACAAALEAHFLDPDVPRPAAAAPIGELPAYRFRAKARKWRERHHPESLEKRHARCAADRRMEYTPDRDGMARVSLYVPADQASAIWNRTTALARGLQGPDEPRTITQLRPDIAASLLLGAGTALHPGPETSTQESSAGQASTGQSSAGQASTEQSSTGESIAAAGKPGETYAGAALGTVPAPRVDVLVTVPVLALFGITDEPANLDGYGPIPASMARRLIANGATSFYRVLVDPRDGAPLEIGRTSYRLTKAMKKALQLRDGKCTFPGCNNPSLDNETDHLQAWQDGGTTGISNLAQLCPKHHQHHDWEPQHWPQQLAPPWQGGLRLRSSPCDPPDFIYTGCSPGEDYLERFLHGSS